A single window of Acidimicrobiales bacterium DNA harbors:
- a CDS encoding HAMP domain-containing sensor histidine kinase encodes MVDDNERRQRLQEAGEAAGPEAVEQLTRVLVHELANPLTVILAAFEALQTPDVDAAFVADIAVRGQRQAEHMAELLRDLREGGGLRGSLVADTRRQHINLAELVRDTCEAVGPVAAGRIVNGVPDDLMVWTVPSRLRQIMINLLANAAKYATIGPITVEATLEETAFTVDVLDRGPGVPPGDPEQLFELFRQGNDPAPGGMGVGLHVVRELAASLGGTVTLLPRPGGGTVARVVLAQRRDRSGGAAPA; translated from the coding sequence ATGGTTGACGACAATGAACGACGACAACGGCTCCAAGAGGCGGGCGAGGCGGCCGGCCCCGAGGCCGTTGAACAGCTCACCCGGGTGCTGGTGCACGAGCTCGCCAACCCGCTGACGGTCATCCTCGCCGCCTTCGAGGCGCTGCAGACCCCCGACGTCGACGCCGCCTTCGTGGCCGACATCGCCGTGCGAGGACAGCGGCAGGCCGAGCACATGGCCGAGCTCCTGCGAGACCTGCGCGAAGGCGGCGGCCTCCGCGGGTCGCTGGTAGCCGACACCCGTCGTCAGCACATCAACTTGGCGGAGCTCGTCCGCGATACCTGCGAGGCCGTCGGGCCGGTGGCCGCGGGCCGGATCGTGAACGGGGTCCCCGACGACCTCATGGTGTGGACGGTGCCGTCGCGCCTGCGCCAGATCATGATCAATCTGCTGGCCAATGCGGCCAAGTACGCCACCATCGGACCCATCACCGTGGAGGCCACACTGGAGGAGACCGCCTTCACCGTCGACGTGCTCGACCGTGGCCCCGGGGTCCCGCCGGGCGACCCCGAGCAGCTCTTCGAGCTCTTCCGCCAAGGCAACGACCCGGCGCCGGGCGGCATGGGGGTGGGCCTGCATGTGGTGCGGGAGTTGGCGGCCTCGCTCGGTGGCACGGTGACGTTGCTGCCTCGGCCCGGTGGTGGCACCGTCGCCCGCGTCGTGCTGGCCCAGCGGCGCGACCGCAGCGGCGGCGCCGCCCCCGCCTGA
- a CDS encoding 3-isopropylmalate dehydrogenase, with protein sequence MATHRVAVIAGDGIGTEVMAEARKVVRAAGVTLDEVEYDLGGARYLRTGEVLPDTVLDELRGFDAVLLGAVGTPDVPPGVLERGLLLRMRFELDLYVNLRPFESDRLNCQVVRENTEGTYAGEGGFLRKGTPHEIATQGSVNTRRGVERCIRYAFGLADAGERRHLTLVHKTNVLTFAGDLWQRTFDEVSAEFPDVQTAYHHIDAACIYFVESPERYDVVVTDNLFGDILTDLGGAVAGGIGLAASANLNPDRTGPSLFEPVHGSAPDIVGTGKANPLAAIRSAAMMLDFLGEGDAAARITKAVSEAKGLPGTTSELGDAVAGRV encoded by the coding sequence TTGGCAACCCACAGAGTCGCAGTCATCGCCGGGGACGGGATCGGTACGGAGGTCATGGCCGAGGCCCGCAAGGTCGTGCGCGCCGCGGGCGTGACCCTCGACGAGGTCGAGTACGACCTCGGCGGCGCCCGGTACCTCCGCACCGGTGAGGTGCTGCCCGACACCGTGCTCGACGAGCTGCGGGGCTTCGACGCCGTCCTGCTCGGGGCCGTGGGCACGCCCGACGTGCCCCCTGGGGTGCTCGAGCGCGGGCTGCTCCTGCGCATGCGCTTCGAGCTCGACCTGTACGTGAACCTGCGGCCCTTCGAGTCCGACCGCCTCAACTGCCAGGTCGTCCGTGAGAACACCGAAGGCACCTACGCAGGCGAAGGCGGCTTCTTGCGCAAGGGCACGCCGCACGAGATCGCCACCCAGGGATCGGTCAACACCCGCAGGGGCGTGGAGCGTTGCATCCGTTACGCCTTCGGGCTGGCCGACGCCGGCGAGCGGCGCCACCTCACGCTGGTGCACAAAACCAACGTCCTCACCTTCGCAGGCGACCTGTGGCAGCGCACCTTCGACGAGGTGAGCGCCGAGTTCCCCGACGTGCAGACCGCCTACCACCACATCGACGCCGCCTGCATCTACTTCGTGGAGTCGCCCGAGCGCTACGACGTGGTGGTCACCGACAACCTCTTCGGCGACATCCTCACCGACCTCGGTGGGGCGGTGGCGGGGGGCATCGGCCTGGCCGCCTCTGCCAACCTCAACCCCGATCGCACCGGCCCGTCGTTGTTCGAGCCGGTGCACGGGTCCGCCCCCGACATCGTGGGGACGGGCAAGGCCAACCCGCTGGCCGCCATCCGGTCGGCGGCCATGATGCTGGACTTCCTGGGCGAGGGGGACGCCGCCGCCCGGATCACCAAGGCGGTGTCGGAGGCCAAGGGCCTACCCGGCACCACTTCCGAGCTGGGCGACGCGGTCGCCGGAAGGGTGTAA
- the greA gene encoding transcription elongation factor GreA, producing MSETQLSRAAFERLQAELEDLTTRGRVEIARAIEAARTLGDLSENGDYHAAKDSQGKMEARIRQLEHMLANAAIVDESATPKGVVGAGSVVTIRYDGDDDTEQYLIGSIEEKNEAYDVISPSSPLGQALVGRKAGEVVEYDVPSGARLKVELVKVGA from the coding sequence ATGAGCGAGACGCAACTCTCCCGCGCCGCCTTCGAACGCCTGCAGGCCGAGCTCGAAGACCTGACAACGCGTGGCCGCGTCGAGATCGCCCGAGCCATCGAAGCGGCCCGCACACTCGGCGACCTTTCCGAGAACGGCGACTACCACGCGGCCAAGGACTCCCAGGGGAAAATGGAGGCCCGCATCCGCCAGCTCGAGCACATGCTGGCCAACGCCGCCATCGTCGACGAGTCGGCCACGCCTAAGGGCGTCGTGGGCGCCGGGTCGGTCGTCACCATCCGCTACGACGGCGACGACGACACCGAGCAGTACCTGATCGGGTCGATCGAGGAGAAGAACGAGGCCTACGACGTCATCTCCCCCAGCTCGCCGTTGGGGCAGGCCCTCGTGGGCCGCAAGGCGGGCGAAGTCGTGGAGTACGACGTGCCCAGCGGGGCGCGCCTCAAGGTCGAGCTCGTCAAGGTCGGCGCCTGA
- the cimA gene encoding citramalate synthase, which translates to MSSDGPVRRALPQSVEVFDTTLRDGSQLEGISLTVDDKLRIAEQLDQLGLHYIEGGWPGANPKDEEFFRRAKTELTLQTSTLVAFGSTRRKLGKVDSDDTLRHLVEADTSVVCIVGKCWDYHVTEALETTLDEGVAMVADSVEFLRGTGRRVLFDAEHFFDGYKRNAEFSLRVLEAAAERGADTLVLCDTNGGSLPHEVERIVSEVVEYLGNDVTVGIHTHDDTGCGVANAVAAVLGGARHVQGTINGYGERTGNCNLTTTIANLSLKLGVATIPADRLERLTAVSHHISELVNITLNPQAAYVGTSAFAHKAGLHVSAIAKRPDAYEHINPDLVGNGTRFLVSELAGKSALQIKAQELGIEADGPTLNEVVDTLKRLEHEGFHFEAADGSLELLMRRAAGWEQPYFRLESFRVITDEREGELTTEATIKVHVGEERIVTTAEGNGPVNALDAALRLAIGSKYPALAQVHLTDYKVRVLDTAKGTGAVTRVLLDSTDGERSWTTIGVSENIIEASWQALSDSVVYGLLHNA; encoded by the coding sequence ATGTCCAGTGACGGCCCGGTACGCCGGGCGCTCCCGCAGTCCGTCGAAGTCTTCGACACGACGCTTCGCGACGGCAGCCAGCTCGAAGGCATCTCGCTCACGGTCGACGACAAGCTGCGCATCGCCGAGCAGCTCGACCAGCTCGGCCTCCACTACATCGAGGGCGGCTGGCCCGGCGCCAACCCCAAGGACGAGGAGTTCTTCCGCCGGGCAAAGACCGAGCTGACACTGCAGACCTCGACACTGGTCGCCTTCGGCTCCACCCGGCGCAAGCTGGGCAAGGTCGACTCCGACGACACCCTGCGCCACTTGGTGGAGGCCGACACCTCGGTCGTGTGCATCGTCGGCAAGTGCTGGGACTACCACGTCACCGAAGCGTTGGAGACGACGCTCGACGAGGGCGTCGCCATGGTGGCTGACTCGGTGGAGTTCCTGCGCGGCACCGGACGGCGCGTGCTCTTCGACGCCGAGCACTTCTTCGACGGCTACAAGCGCAACGCCGAGTTCTCCCTGCGGGTGCTCGAAGCGGCAGCCGAGCGAGGGGCCGACACGTTGGTCCTCTGCGACACCAACGGCGGGTCGCTGCCCCACGAGGTCGAGCGCATCGTGTCGGAAGTGGTCGAGTACCTCGGCAACGACGTGACCGTGGGCATCCACACCCACGACGACACCGGCTGCGGCGTGGCCAACGCGGTGGCTGCTGTCTTGGGCGGCGCCCGCCACGTGCAGGGCACCATCAACGGCTACGGCGAGCGCACCGGCAACTGCAACCTCACCACCACGATCGCCAACCTGTCGCTCAAGCTCGGCGTGGCCACCATCCCCGCCGACCGGCTGGAGCGGCTCACCGCGGTGTCGCACCACATCTCCGAGCTGGTGAACATCACGCTCAACCCCCAGGCGGCCTATGTGGGCACCTCGGCCTTCGCCCACAAGGCGGGGCTGCACGTGAGTGCCATCGCCAAGCGGCCCGACGCCTACGAGCACATCAACCCCGACCTGGTGGGCAACGGCACCCGGTTCCTCGTCAGCGAGCTGGCGGGCAAGTCGGCCTTGCAGATCAAGGCGCAGGAGCTCGGTATCGAGGCCGACGGCCCCACACTCAACGAGGTGGTCGACACCCTCAAGCGCTTGGAGCACGAGGGCTTCCACTTCGAGGCGGCCGACGGTTCGCTGGAGCTGCTCATGCGCCGGGCCGCCGGTTGGGAGCAGCCCTACTTCCGGCTGGAGTCGTTCCGGGTCATCACCGACGAGCGGGAGGGCGAGCTCACCACTGAAGCCACCATCAAGGTGCACGTCGGCGAGGAGCGCATCGTCACCACGGCGGAAGGCAACGGCCCGGTCAACGCCCTCGACGCCGCCCTGCGCCTGGCCATCGGGTCGAAGTACCCGGCGCTGGCCCAGGTGCACCTCACCGACTACAAGGTGCGGGTGCTCGACACGGCCAAGGGCACCGGCGCGGTGACCCGCGTGCTGCTCGACTCCACCGACGGGGAGCGGTCGTGGACCACCATCGGCGTGTCGGAGAACATCATCGAAGCCTCGTGGCAGGCCCTCTCCGACTCCGTCGTCTACGGCTTGTTGCACAATGCCTGA
- a CDS encoding branched-chain amino acid transaminase, which produces MPITKSEKIWMDGHLVDWDDAKIHILTHSLHYGCGVFEGIRAYATARGPAVFRLTDHINRLFESAQIFMLDVPFSREDLIEACKETVRVNGLDSCYVRPIVYLGYGEMGLNTLPCPVNVSIAVWPWGAYLGEEGLQHGVRMKISSWQRHDPNAMPPAAKGTGMYINSSMAKIEALKAGYDEAILLSPQGYVSECTGENIFVVRHGRLITPPLSAGALEGITQNSVMKIARDMGLECEVGNILRSDLYVAEEAFLTGTAAEVVPIRSVDDRELGEPGPITKQIQETYFATVRGEVDRYKDWLEHVQ; this is translated from the coding sequence ATGCCGATCACCAAGTCGGAGAAGATCTGGATGGACGGGCATCTCGTCGACTGGGACGACGCCAAGATCCACATCCTCACCCACTCGCTGCACTACGGCTGCGGCGTGTTCGAGGGCATCCGGGCCTACGCCACGGCGCGAGGCCCCGCCGTCTTCCGGCTGACCGATCACATCAACCGCCTGTTCGAGAGCGCCCAGATCTTCATGCTCGACGTCCCGTTCTCGCGGGAGGACCTGATCGAGGCTTGCAAGGAGACGGTGCGGGTCAACGGCCTGGACTCGTGCTACGTCCGCCCCATCGTCTACCTGGGCTACGGCGAGATGGGGCTCAACACCTTGCCGTGCCCGGTCAACGTCTCCATCGCCGTGTGGCCGTGGGGCGCCTACCTGGGCGAGGAGGGGCTGCAGCACGGTGTGCGCATGAAGATCAGCTCGTGGCAGCGCCACGACCCCAACGCCATGCCGCCCGCGGCCAAGGGCACGGGCATGTACATCAACTCCTCGATGGCCAAGATCGAGGCGCTCAAGGCGGGCTACGACGAGGCCATCCTGCTGTCGCCGCAGGGCTATGTGAGCGAGTGCACCGGTGAGAACATCTTCGTGGTGCGCCACGGCCGCCTCATCACCCCGCCCCTGTCGGCCGGTGCCCTCGAGGGCATCACCCAGAACTCGGTGATGAAGATCGCCCGAGACATGGGCCTCGAGTGCGAGGTGGGCAACATCTTGCGCTCCGACCTCTACGTGGCCGAGGAGGCCTTCCTGACGGGCACGGCGGCCGAGGTCGTGCCCATCCGCTCGGTCGACGACCGCGAGCTCGGCGAGCCCGGCCCCATCACCAAGCAGATCCAAGAGACCTACTTCGCCACCGTCCGGGGCGAGGTCGACCGCTACAAGGATTGGCTCGAACATGTCCAGTGA